A section of the Ranitomeya imitator isolate aRanImi1 chromosome 7, aRanImi1.pri, whole genome shotgun sequence genome encodes:
- the LOC138644659 gene encoding uncharacterized protein encodes MSYFGYPNNNQPNHGNYPVNHPQPNYNPGHYKPPPPHPGHYKPPPPHHGHYQPPPPHHGPNWNNVHHPPNYNGPPRPNWSNGHHGY; translated from the exons ATGTCTTATTTCG GTTATCCTAATAACAACCAGCCAAATCATG GGAACTACCCCGTGAATCACCCCCAACCCAACTATAATCCTGGACATTACAAACCACCACCTCCCCATCCTGGACATTACAAACCACCTCCTCCCCATCATGGACATTACCAACCACCTCCTCCCCATCATGGACCCAACTGGAACAATGTTCATCATCCTCCTAATTATAATGGACCTCCCAGGCCCAACTGGTCTAATGGACACCATGGATACTAG